From a single Lolium rigidum isolate FL_2022 chromosome 7, APGP_CSIRO_Lrig_0.1, whole genome shotgun sequence genomic region:
- the LOC124672980 gene encoding ABC transporter C family member 14-like, whose translation MLSGSSVPWWLATTACVPPPHPSLPDRLAFLLLSPCPQRALLATVDVLFLLAALALSLRARLLLPRSSHDDHEPLLAKPAPPHRRGTRSFRHSLALAASTALAAGSLLLLALAALRLSPRDASLRAVQCAFLAAHLLAHLAAAGTVAAEKAASASRSHPKHLRLFWLATSAISALFSGSAAARYAFGVPILPDDPVAFAGLVLSLPLLYFAVHGSTGLGHDAASAAAAEEEPSGASSAYATASWLSLATFSWIGPLITKGSTATLSDKDVPPVAPADTTEAAYALFLSNWPSSSSSKPGHPVAAALLRSFWPQLLLVAALGVAHISVMYIGPSLLDRFVHFVRRGGGAAEGLRLVAVLLAGKAAETLASHHYEFQGHKLGMRVRAALLAAVYRKSLRLSTGARRAHGAGAIVNYMEVDAEEVSSVTYQLHNLWLMPLQIAVALALLYAHLGPAVLTAVAAIAVVTVVVAFANRRNLEYQSKFLGKRDERMKAITQLLNYMRVIKLQAWEETFGSKVRHLREAELGWLAKSMYFMCANTVVLWSGPLVMTVLVFGTCVLTGVELDAGKVFTATAFFRMLDGPMQSFPEAIAAITQATVSLGRLDRYLLDAELDDATVEHVLDSGIGADRVVVEVHDGTLAWDMRGKKENETEQEDEDETIVEETPVLETVLKGINMEVRRGELAAVVGTVGSGKSSLLSCIMGEMDKVSGKLRVCGSTAYVAQTAWIQNGTIQENILFGRPMDPERYKEVTRSCCLEKDLEMMEFGDQTEIGERGINLSGGQKQRIQLARAVYQKCDIYLLDDVFSAVDAHTGSYIFKECLRGMLKGKTILLVTHQVDFLHNADTIFVMKDGMIAQSGKYDELLEAGAGFSALVAAHDSSMELVEQGRQVEKTRHSQPAAVIRIPSLHSTSIGKGEKLIVAPEIEAATSKIIQEEERESGQVSWRVYKLYLTEAWGWWGIVGIFGLSLVWQASDMASDYWLSYETSGSIPFNPSLFIGVYFAIAGVSMVLQVIKTFLETVLGLQTAQIFFSKMFDSILHAPMSFFDTTPSGRILSRASSDQTTIDDVLAFFVGLTISMYISVFSTIIVTCQVAWPSVIAVIPLLLLSIWYRNQYLATSRELTRLEGVTKAPIIDHFTETVVGATTIRCFNKESEFFQENLDRINSSLRMNFHNYAANEWLGFRLELLGTLVLSITAFLMISLPSNFIKKEFVGMSLSYGLALNFVVYYAISISCMLENYMVAVERVNQFSTLPSEAAWKKDDHPPLYWPTHGDIDINDLKVRYRPNTPLILKGITVSIRGGEKIGVVGRTGSGKSTLIQAFFRLLEPAEGKIIIDGVDICALGLHDLRSRFGIIPQEPVLFEGTIRSNIDPIGQFSDSEIWQALEHCQLKDVVASKAQKLDALVADSGENWSVGQRQLLCLGRVILKQNQVLFMDEATASVDSQTDAAIQKITREQFSSCTIISIAHRIPTVMDCDRVLVLDAGLVKEFDEPSKLIEQPSSLFGAMVQEYADRSSNL comes from the exons atgcTCAGTGGATCCTCCGTCCCATGGTGGCTCGCCACCACGGCTTGCGTCCCGCCGCCGCACCCGTCCCTCCCCGACCGCCtcgccttcctcctcctctcgccctgCCCACAGCGCGCGCTCCTCGCCACCGTcgacgtcctcttcctcctcgccgcgctCGCCCTCTCCCTCCgcgcccgcctcctcctcccccgatCCTCCCACGACGACCACGAGCCCCTCCTCGCCAAGCCAGCGCCGCCGCACCGACGCGGGACGAGGAGCTTCCGGCACAGCCTCGCGCTCGCGGCCTCCACGGCGCTCGCGGCCGGTTCGCTCCTCCTGCTCGCGCTCGCGGCCCTGCGCCTCTCCCCGCGGGACGCGTCATTGCGCGCCGTCCAGTGTGCCTTCCTCGCCGCGCACCTCCTCGCGCACCTCGCGGCCGCGGGGACCGTCGCGGCCGAGAAGGCGGCGTCAGCGTCGCGCTCCCACCCGAAGCACCTCCGCCTCTTCTGGCTCGCCACCTCGGCCATCTCCGCGCTCTTCTCCGGGTCCGCCGCCGCTCGGTACGCCTTCGGTGTCCCCATACTCCCCGACGACCCCGTCGCGTTCGCGGGGCTCGTCCTCTCGCTGCCCCTGCTCTACTTCGCGGTCCACGGCTCCACGGGTCTGGGCCACGACgctgcgtccgccgccgccgccgaggaagaACCGAGCGGCGCTTCTTCTGCTTACGCGACGGCGTCGTGGCTCTCGCTGGCGACCTTCAGCTGGATCGGCCCGCTCATCACCAAGGGCTCCACAGCAACGCTCAGCGACAAGGACGTCCCGCCCGTGGCGCCGGCCGACACTACCGAGGCCGCGTAcgcgctcttcctctccaactgGCCCAGCTCCAGCTCCTCCAAGCCCGGCCACCCGGTGGCCGCCGCGCTGCTGCGCTCCTTCTGGCCGCAGCTCCTGCTCGTCGCCGCGCTCGGCGTGGCGCACATCTCCGTCATGTACATCGGCCCGTCGCTGCTGGACCGCTTCGTGCACTTCGTGCGCCGCGGCGGGGGCGCGGCGGAGGGGCTGCGGCTCGTGGCCGTCCTGCTCGCCGGGAAGGCCGCCGAGACGCTGGCGTCGCACCACTACGAGTTCCAGGGCCACAAGCTCGGGATGCGCGTCCGGGCGGCCCTGCTCGCGGCCGTGTACCGCAAGTCGCTGCGGCTCTCCACGGGCGCGCGCCGCGCgcacggcgccggcgccatcgtcAACTACATGGAGGTGGACGCCGAGGAGGTGTCCAGCGTCACGTACCAGCTCCACAACCTCTGGCTCATGCCGCTGCAGATCGCCGTCGCGCTCGCCCTCCTCTACGCGCACCTCGGCCCCGCCGTGctcaccgccgtcgccgccatcgccgtgGTCACCGTCGTCGTGGCATTCGCGAACCGCCGCAACCTCGAGTACCAGTCCAAGTTCCTCGGCAAGCGCGACGAGCGCATGAAGGCCATCACCCAGCTGCTCAACTACATGCGCGTCATCAAGCTGCAGGCGTGGGAGGAGACGTTCGGCTCCAAGGTTCGCCACCTCAGGGAGGCCGAGCTCGGGTGGCTCGCCAAGTCCATGTACTTCATGTGTGCCAACACCGTCGTGCTCTGGAGTGGTCCGCTCGTCATGACCGTGCTCGTCTTCGGCACATGCGTGCTCACAGGTGTAGAGCTGGATGCTGGCAAGGTGTTCACGGCCACCGCCTTCTTCCGAATGCTCGATGGACCTATGCAGAGCTTTCCGGAGGCGATCGCGGCTATCACGCAGGCCACCGTGTCGCTTGGAAGGCTTGACAGGTACCTGCTTGATGCAGAGCTCGATGATGCTACGGTGGAGCATGTCCTTGACTCTGGCATTGGAGCAGAccgggtggtggtggaggtgcatgATGGCACGTTAGCGTGGGACATGAGGGGCAAGAAGGAGAATGAAACGGAACAAGAGGACGAGGATGAGACTATTGTGGAGGAAACACCCGTGTTAGAGACAGTGTTGAAGGGGATTAATATGGAGGTAAGAAGAGGTGAGCTTGCAGCGGTGGTTGGAACGGTCGGGTCTGGCAAGTCGTCGCTGCTGTCCTGTATTATGGGGGAGATGGACAAGGTTTCAGGCAAG CTTAGGGTATGTGGTAGTACTGCATATGTTGCACAGACAGCTTGGATCCAAAATGGGACCATTCAAGAGAATATTTTATTCGGCCGGCCAATGGATCCTGAAAGATATAAAGAAGTCACACGGTCTTGCTGCCTGGAAAAAGACTTGGAAATGATGGAATTCGGTGACCAGACAGAAATAGGAGAGCGAGGAATCAATCTCAGTGGTGGACAGAAACAGCGCATTCAGCTTGCCAGAGCAGTTTATCAAAAATGCGATATATATCTCCTTGATGATGTCTTCAGTGCTGTAGATGCACACACCGGCTCATATATCTTCAAG GAATGTCTAAGGGGCATGCTCAAGGGGAAGACCATCTTGCTTGTAACTCACCAAGTGGATTTCCTGCATAATGCCGACACCATATTC GTCATGAAAGATGGTATGATTGCACAGTCAGGAAAGTATGatgagttactagaagcaggtgcaGGTTTTTCGGCTCTTGTTGCTGCTCATGATAGTTCAATGGAACTGGTGGAACAGGGTCGACAAGTGGAGAAGACTAGACATTCTCAGCCTGCTGCAGTAATCAGAATCCCCTCTCTCCACTCTACATCCATCGGAAAGGGCGAGAAGCTGATCGTTGCACCAGAAATAGAAGCAGCCACTTCCAAGATTATACAAGAAGAGGAAAGAGAAAGTGGCCAAGTAAGTTGGCGTGTGTACAAGCTATACCTGACGGAGGCTTGGGGTTGGTGGGGGATTGTGGGCATATTTGGATTATCATTGGTGTGGCAAGCTTCTGATATGGCTAGTGACTATTGGCTTTCATATGAAACATCAGGCAGCATCCCGTTTAATCCTTCCTTGTTTATTGGAGTGTATTTTGCCATAGCTGGTGTTTCAATGGTCCTTCAAGTAATTAAGACTTTTCTCGAGACAGTGTTGGGTCTTCAAACAGCTCAGATCTTTTTCAGTAAGATGTTTGACAGCATTTTGCATGCCCCAATGTCATTTTTTGACACCACTCCTTCAGGAAGGATTCTTAGCCGG GCATCATCTGACCAAACAACCATAGATGATGTGCTGGCCTTTTTTGTTGGCCTGACAATTTCAATGTACATTTCAGTATTTAGCACCATTATTGTTACTTGCCAGGTCGCTTGGCCATCAGTTATAGCTGTAATTCCACTCTTGCTACTGAGCATTTGGTACAGG AATCAATATCTTGCCACTTCACGGGAGCTAACTCGACTTGAAGGAGTAACCAAAGCACCGATTATTGATCACTTCACTGAGACTGTTGTAGGTGCGACAACCATAAGATGTTTCAACAAGGAAAGTGAATTTTTCCAGGAGAATTTAGACAGAATCAATTCAAGTTTGCGCATGAACTTCCACAACTATGCAGCAAACGAGTGGCTTGGGTTCCGGCTGGAGCTGCTTGGAACACTTGTATTGTCAATAACAGCTTTTCTCATGATTAGCTTGCCTAGCAATTTTATCAAGAAAG AATTTGTTGGCATGTCTCTTTCATATGGCCTTGCTCTCAATTTTGTGGTTTACTACGCAATATCCATCAGCTGTATGCTAGAAAATTACATGGTTGCCGTGGAGAGGGTAAATCAGTTCAGCACTCTTCCTTCTGAGGCAGCGTGGAAAAAAGACGACCACCCTCCTCTGTATTGGCCCACTCATGGAGATATTGATATCAATGATTTAAAG GTCAGGTATCGACCAAATACGCCTCTAATTCTGAAAGGCATCACTGTCAGCATTAGAGGTGGTGAAAAGATAGGCGTTGTTGGAAGGACAGGCAGTGGCAAATCAACTTTGATTCAAGCATTCTTCAGGCTTTTAGAGCCTGCAGAGGGGAAGATAATCATTGATGGAGTAGACATCTGTGCATTGGGTCTACATGATCTGAGGTCCCGCTTCGGCATAATTCCCCAGGAACCAGTACTCTTTGAGGGGACAATTCGAAGTAACATTGATCCAATTGGGCAGTTTTCAGATTCTGAAATATGGCAG GCTCTGGAGCATTGCCAACTGAAGGATGTAGTAGCTTCTAAAGCTCAAAAGCTTGACGCTCTAG TGGCTGATAGTGGGGAGAACTGGAGCGTAGGCCAAAGACAGCTTCTTTGTCTTGGTCGTGTAATATTGAAGCAGAATCAAGTCTTATTCATGGATGAGGCAACTGCTTCAGTCGATTCTCAAACTGACGCCGCAATCCAGAAGATCACGCGAGAACAATTTTCATCATGTACAATAATCAGCATCGCACACAGAATACCAACCGTCATGGATTGCGATAGAGTTTTGGTGTTGGACGCAG GCCTGGTAAAGGAATTTGATGAGCCTTCGAAGTTGATCGAACAGCCGTCCTCCCTCTTCGGGGCGATGGTCCAAGAGTATGCAGATCGCTCGTCCAACCTCTAG